In the Polyangiaceae bacterium genome, one interval contains:
- a CDS encoding recombinase family protein, which yields MSDARIGDHHRARKAILYVRQSSQHQVEHHQESRRLQYLMQQRLESLGWRDVDVVDDDLGQSGASSSTRTGFQRMIAEVCQGDVGAVAAREISRFARNNKDWHHLVELCRMFDTLLIDQDVVYDPQRANDRLLLGVKGSLSEYELDLLRVRAHEARHQKAARGELSIRLPVGYVHADNGIEKDPDQRVQRAVTLVFTKFLELNSARQVMLWLLKHDLELPVGVIGHGGDAVLWKRASQRRVQNILTNPMYAGVYAYGKTSTVTDARGGQPRRRIVARPRSEWSVLLQNHHEAYLSWDVWERIQEVLRGNSYRFCSPNVGAIKRGPALLVGLLRCRRCGSRMRVAYCGRGDVPRYTCDRSALRASDVRCISFGGKDVDAQVSDETLRVLEPAAIDVALLAADEVSNSHDGLIAMIETELKEARYVADRACRRYEAVDPLNRLVADELETRWNAALVRVGELEQRIEVERSRKRPQIVTSREEFLRLASDLSAVWNDPKADVRLKKRIVRTLINEIIVDPDDQANEIVLTIHWAGGVHTELRVRRRRRGLSRETPENIVDAIRSLARVCGDEMIAGLLNKNGVLTANGNRWTQGSVGGIRRRNNIPGNTAARRTANGWLTLKSAAAQLGIAPLTLRRAAERGEIAADHPLANGPWIFTQESIEDPKIEALIAAIKGARKGEKPLPGQRKLLLFDT from the coding sequence ATGAGTGACGCGAGGATCGGCGACCATCATCGCGCTCGAAAAGCCATCCTGTACGTTCGACAATCCTCACAGCATCAGGTTGAACACCACCAGGAAAGCCGACGACTTCAGTACTTGATGCAGCAGCGCCTGGAGTCACTTGGATGGCGCGATGTGGATGTGGTCGACGACGACCTCGGTCAGTCCGGAGCTTCATCGTCGACGCGCACGGGATTCCAGCGGATGATCGCCGAAGTCTGTCAAGGCGATGTTGGCGCGGTCGCTGCGCGCGAGATCTCTCGCTTCGCGCGCAACAACAAGGACTGGCATCACCTTGTCGAACTCTGCCGGATGTTTGACACGTTGCTTATCGATCAGGATGTCGTTTACGATCCGCAGCGAGCGAATGACCGACTGTTGCTCGGAGTGAAGGGAAGCTTGAGCGAGTACGAGCTGGACTTGCTGCGGGTCAGGGCCCACGAAGCCCGCCACCAGAAGGCGGCACGCGGCGAGCTTTCTATTCGGCTGCCTGTTGGCTACGTACACGCGGACAACGGGATTGAGAAGGACCCTGACCAACGCGTCCAGCGAGCAGTCACGTTGGTGTTCACGAAGTTCCTCGAGTTGAACAGCGCACGTCAGGTGATGCTGTGGTTGCTGAAGCACGACCTCGAACTACCCGTCGGAGTCATTGGGCACGGTGGCGACGCGGTGCTCTGGAAGCGCGCGTCACAGCGGAGGGTGCAGAACATTCTAACGAACCCGATGTACGCGGGCGTGTACGCCTACGGCAAGACGTCGACGGTGACGGATGCCCGAGGGGGACAGCCGAGGCGGCGGATCGTTGCCCGGCCGCGGAGCGAGTGGTCGGTCTTGCTCCAGAACCATCACGAGGCATACCTGAGCTGGGACGTCTGGGAGCGGATTCAGGAAGTGCTCAGGGGAAACAGCTACCGGTTTTGCAGTCCGAACGTGGGCGCGATCAAGCGGGGGCCGGCACTGCTCGTCGGATTGCTACGATGCAGACGCTGTGGCAGTAGGATGCGCGTGGCGTACTGCGGACGCGGTGATGTTCCACGGTACACGTGCGACCGCTCTGCGTTGCGAGCAAGTGACGTGCGATGCATCTCGTTCGGCGGCAAGGACGTTGATGCTCAGGTGTCCGATGAAACCTTGCGCGTCCTGGAACCTGCCGCAATCGATGTTGCTCTGCTCGCGGCCGATGAGGTGAGCAACTCGCACGACGGTCTGATCGCCATGATCGAGACCGAGCTGAAAGAGGCGCGCTATGTCGCGGATCGTGCGTGCCGGCGTTACGAAGCAGTCGACCCACTGAATCGCCTCGTCGCAGATGAGCTGGAGACTCGGTGGAACGCTGCCCTGGTGCGTGTCGGCGAACTCGAGCAACGCATCGAAGTCGAGCGCTCGAGGAAGCGTCCGCAGATAGTGACGAGTCGCGAGGAGTTTCTGCGCTTGGCGAGTGACCTCAGCGCGGTTTGGAACGACCCGAAAGCCGACGTGCGCCTCAAGAAGCGCATCGTGCGTACATTGATCAACGAGATCATCGTCGACCCCGACGATCAGGCAAACGAGATTGTCCTCACGATCCACTGGGCCGGAGGCGTGCACACGGAGCTTCGAGTACGACGACGCCGACGTGGCCTTTCGCGCGAAACGCCCGAGAACATCGTCGATGCGATACGCAGTCTCGCGCGAGTATGCGGGGACGAAATGATCGCTGGATTGCTCAACAAGAATGGCGTCCTCACCGCCAACGGCAACCGTTGGACCCAGGGTAGCGTCGGCGGGATCCGACGGCGCAACAATATTCCCGGCAACACCGCCGCCAGACGCACCGCAAACGGGTGGCTCACGCTGAAGAGCGCAGCGGCTCAGCTCGGCATTGCACCGCTGACTCTCCGCCGCGCAGCCGAGCGGGGAGAGATCGCGGCAGACCACCCACTCGCAAACGGGCCTTGGATCTTCACGCAAGAATCGATCGAAGACCCGAAGATCGAAGCGCTCATCGCGGCCATCAAGGGCGCCCGAAAGGGCGAAAAACCTCTGCCGGGCCAACGCAAGCTCCTATTATTCGACACTTAG
- a CDS encoding cyclic nucleotide-binding domain-containing protein, whose product MEVPIRREKFFQTHQRVDGNGGLRLQMQRRALHSVEHPRGDAKTIASVVLGKMTAEYCLADTSKLTANDDFSPEQWMPAILHAATTDVLGSVSPASGEMSLLTGEARSASIVALESVECYRVDKEDVQQVLSLRPDVAEQLADVLTRRQAELAEARENLDSSAKASRVSRVDILGKIRSFFRIGDGQGPS is encoded by the coding sequence ATGGAGGTTCCAATCCGCCGCGAGAAGTTCTTTCAAACTCACCAACGCGTCGATGGAAACGGCGGGCTGCGCCTCCAGATGCAGCGCCGCGCACTGCACTCGGTCGAACATCCACGCGGGGACGCGAAAACAATCGCCTCGGTCGTCCTCGGAAAGATGACAGCGGAGTACTGTCTCGCCGATACGAGTAAGCTCACCGCGAACGACGACTTCTCGCCCGAACAGTGGATGCCAGCGATACTCCACGCGGCGACGACAGATGTTCTGGGTAGTGTGAGCCCGGCTTCGGGTGAGATGAGTCTGCTCACGGGCGAGGCCCGTTCGGCCAGCATCGTCGCCCTGGAGTCCGTCGAGTGCTATCGCGTGGACAAGGAGGACGTGCAGCAAGTGCTGTCGCTGCGCCCCGACGTCGCCGAACAGCTGGCGGACGTTCTGACGCGACGCCAAGCGGAGCTCGCCGAGGCGCGCGAAAACCTCGATTCGAGTGCCAAGGCAAGCCGCGTGTCCCGCGTGGACATCCTCGGGAAGATCCGCAGCTTCTTCCGGATTGGCGACGGGCAGGGTCCGTCCTGA
- a CDS encoding hemolysin family protein has product MDPWVGLGLGLVFVALNGFFVAAEFAIVKVRPTQIEPHAARGELRGKLGQHLVQHLDAYLSACQLGITLSSLALGWIGEPAFAWLLSPLLSRVPGISASLSQTLSVSIAFGMITVLHIVLGEQAPKTMAIRKAEATTLLLSIPLYAFYKATYPLIWLLNHAANGLLRIVGISPVSESELAHSEEELRLLLSSADGAELHKDTRELLDNVFELRHRVARHIMVPRADVTFLSLTRSLEQNVAIARESAFTRFPLCKGDLDEVIGLVHIKDLFYADPAVECLEDIKREIKFIPETLPLDKLLRRMRQERLHMAAVVDEYGGVSGIVALEDVIEEIVGQIQDEFDEEHPDVVSMGEGLWRVAGSTLVMDLEVAIGLELSDRDEDTVAGLVLSELGRSPRIGDCVRVGSAEFAVLEASRRRIRLLEVRIPQQQASAE; this is encoded by the coding sequence ATGGACCCATGGGTCGGACTCGGCCTGGGCCTGGTGTTCGTCGCGCTCAATGGCTTCTTTGTCGCGGCGGAGTTCGCCATCGTCAAGGTTCGCCCGACGCAGATCGAGCCCCACGCTGCGCGGGGGGAGCTGCGCGGAAAGCTCGGGCAACACCTGGTGCAACACTTGGACGCCTACCTGTCGGCGTGCCAACTCGGCATCACCCTCTCGAGCCTTGCCCTCGGCTGGATCGGTGAGCCTGCGTTTGCCTGGCTCCTCTCTCCGTTGCTCTCACGGGTGCCCGGCATTTCCGCCTCGCTGAGTCAAACCCTCAGCGTCAGTATCGCCTTCGGCATGATCACGGTTCTGCACATCGTGCTCGGCGAGCAAGCGCCGAAGACAATGGCGATTCGCAAGGCCGAGGCCACGACCTTGCTGCTGTCCATTCCGCTCTATGCTTTCTACAAAGCGACCTATCCGTTGATCTGGTTGCTCAACCACGCGGCCAACGGTTTGCTCCGCATCGTCGGCATTTCGCCAGTCTCCGAGTCGGAACTCGCGCATAGCGAAGAGGAGCTGCGACTGCTGCTCAGCAGCGCCGACGGCGCCGAGTTGCACAAGGACACGCGAGAGCTGCTGGACAACGTGTTCGAGCTTCGCCACCGCGTGGCACGCCACATCATGGTGCCGCGTGCGGACGTCACCTTTCTGTCCCTGACGCGCTCCCTGGAGCAAAACGTCGCCATCGCGCGAGAGAGCGCTTTCACGCGCTTTCCTTTGTGCAAGGGCGATCTGGACGAGGTGATCGGCCTCGTTCACATCAAGGACCTCTTCTACGCCGATCCGGCGGTCGAGTGCTTGGAAGACATCAAGCGCGAGATCAAGTTCATTCCCGAGACCTTGCCCTTGGACAAGCTGCTGCGACGCATGCGCCAGGAGCGCCTGCACATGGCGGCCGTCGTCGACGAGTACGGCGGCGTCAGCGGTATCGTCGCCCTCGAGGATGTGATCGAGGAAATCGTAGGACAAATCCAAGACGAGTTCGACGAAGAGCATCCCGACGTGGTGTCCATGGGCGAAGGGCTCTGGCGCGTCGCTGGCTCCACGCTGGTGATGGACCTGGAAGTCGCCATCGGTCTCGAACTTTCCGACCGTGACGAGGACACCGTCGCCGGGCTGGTGCTGTCCGAGCTGGGTCGCTCACCGCGTATCGGCGATTGCGTGCGCGTAGGCAGCGCGGAGTTCGCCGTGCTCGAGGCGAGTCGGCGGCGCATTCGTTTGTTGGAAGTGCGAATCCCCCAACAGCAAGCCAGCGCCGAGTGA
- a CDS encoding serine/threonine-protein kinase: MSISSLSPGAKLDRYEMLCPIAQGGMAQVWVGRLQGRHGFEKLVAVKTILAQHAADPRFQNMFLDEASIIASIRHPNVAQILDLGQEGDLLYLILEWVDGDSVAALRRVVHSSGEKLPLGIVLRICSDTLAGLHAAHEIKSPSGTRMGVVHRDVSPANVLVSTSGEVKVIDFGVAKAINRLSEETSAGVIKGKVAYMAPEQALGKEIDARADIWAAGVMLYQLLSGRTPYEGDNQLATLAQLVKGLPPEPIRGVPPEIGEIVYTALSYSPEGRYATAEEMHRALETAIVQLCGPTTQSDVAAYVSDKLAPRIEKRKKLISRALDAAESRADLVAEVVDGGTGSHSVQISGELRTPTIDQAMMERAQRAAQEIPELNRGVDEVMSSPIPKSSPPPLPDTKSPPAIAHEPSVIVPSSSPSISDASIPTLPRAVPGRNVSLDSIPPTNFGTRRKGPLVIIGFAAVIALLGYGAWLAYDRMVTERELAAPPELRKP; this comes from the coding sequence ATGTCGATCTCGTCCCTGTCCCCCGGCGCCAAGCTCGACCGCTACGAGATGCTCTGCCCCATTGCCCAAGGGGGCATGGCGCAGGTGTGGGTCGGCCGCCTTCAAGGTCGCCATGGCTTCGAGAAGCTCGTCGCGGTCAAGACCATCCTCGCGCAGCACGCCGCGGACCCCCGCTTCCAGAACATGTTCCTGGATGAAGCGAGCATCATCGCCAGCATTCGCCATCCGAACGTCGCTCAGATCCTCGACCTGGGTCAGGAAGGCGATCTGCTGTACCTGATCTTGGAGTGGGTCGACGGCGATTCGGTCGCTGCCCTGCGCCGCGTGGTTCACAGCAGCGGTGAGAAGCTGCCGCTCGGCATCGTGCTCCGCATCTGCTCGGACACCTTGGCAGGCCTGCACGCCGCGCACGAGATCAAGAGCCCCAGCGGCACTCGCATGGGCGTCGTGCATCGCGACGTTTCCCCCGCCAACGTTCTGGTCAGCACGAGCGGCGAAGTGAAGGTCATCGACTTCGGCGTGGCGAAGGCCATCAATCGTTTGAGCGAAGAGACGAGCGCGGGCGTGATCAAAGGCAAGGTCGCCTACATGGCGCCCGAGCAGGCGCTGGGCAAGGAGATCGACGCACGCGCCGACATTTGGGCAGCGGGCGTGATGCTGTATCAGCTGCTCAGCGGTCGCACGCCCTACGAAGGCGACAATCAACTGGCAACGCTGGCCCAATTGGTCAAAGGTTTGCCCCCGGAACCGATTCGAGGCGTGCCGCCGGAGATCGGCGAGATCGTCTACACCGCGCTCTCCTACAGTCCCGAGGGTCGCTACGCCACCGCGGAAGAAATGCACCGCGCGCTCGAAACCGCCATCGTGCAGCTGTGCGGGCCAACGACTCAAAGCGACGTCGCCGCCTACGTGAGTGACAAGCTCGCGCCACGCATCGAGAAGCGCAAGAAGCTCATCAGCCGCGCCCTCGACGCCGCCGAGAGTCGTGCCGATCTGGTCGCGGAGGTCGTGGACGGCGGCACCGGGTCCCACTCGGTGCAGATCTCGGGTGAGCTCCGCACGCCGACGATCGACCAGGCCATGATGGAGCGCGCGCAACGGGCCGCGCAGGAAATCCCGGAGCTGAACCGGGGCGTGGACGAAGTGATGTCGTCCCCGATCCCCAAGTCCTCGCCGCCGCCCCTGCCCGACACGAAGAGCCCGCCCGCCATCGCGCACGAGCCCTCGGTGATCGTTCCATCGTCCTCGCCGTCGATCTCCGATGCGTCGATCCCGACGCTGCCCCGCGCAGTCCCGGGTCGCAACGTGAGCCTCGACTCCATTCCACCTACGAACTTCGGCACGCGACGCAAAGGTCCCCTCGTCATCATCGGGTTTGCCGCGGTGATCGCGCTGTTGGGCTACGGTGCGTGGCTGGCCTACGACCGCATGGTGACCGAGCGCGAGCTCGCAGCACCGCCGGAGCTGCGTAAGCCTTGA
- a CDS encoding PPC domain-containing protein translates to MNIKRSLFGLIGISSALAVACASDTADPGGGGGTQTIDEGDLVKPEDGKADASHLAVFLEFEFDGQVLVSSTWNNKKAIEDQLLYTIGLFNGEKSVGRLDKVELSDIQTSPADGGKTLVSYHAKLPVAWGKKDAVPTTFTLRLPKDGTYQGYEAFTTKYNHDCVDSGAHDVTAGSMWYYYRPKAYRCNLAAEDVVDAVAEVRPTGTQTTGKYPEYHKVWEDDVLKVVAIYGKYEDGATTSSDAGIAAFNEFSNAVKSKLSPHGLTTTPADVPYNPGIAMPDIVFNATLPDGKTVEVTALLVDNVRTAGTQFNQRYASLTPTADFIVYNGHAGLGANVRALAQKGKWQAGQYVVVFMNGCDTYAYVDSELWDAHAAVNSDDPIGTKYVDIVTNAMPSYFSNMPEATMAIFSGLMAHDAPATYEKIFKEVSSSQIVLVSGEEDNEYVPGGGGGQPEVWPGMDESGSVAKNDEVRFETPTLEAGTYTFNMTGSGDADLYVRVGQAPTTTLYDCRPYRYGTKESCAVEITTPAPVHVMVRGWAANSNFTLVGAKE, encoded by the coding sequence ATGAACATCAAGCGATCGCTCTTCGGACTCATCGGCATCAGCTCGGCGCTGGCAGTAGCGTGCGCCTCGGACACCGCGGACCCGGGCGGCGGGGGTGGGACGCAGACGATCGACGAAGGCGATCTGGTCAAGCCCGAGGACGGCAAGGCCGACGCGAGCCATCTCGCCGTGTTCCTGGAGTTCGAGTTCGACGGACAGGTTCTGGTCAGCAGCACATGGAACAACAAGAAGGCGATCGAAGATCAACTGCTCTACACCATTGGTCTCTTCAACGGAGAGAAGTCCGTGGGCCGGCTGGACAAGGTCGAACTCTCCGACATCCAGACCTCACCGGCGGATGGCGGCAAGACCCTCGTCAGCTACCACGCCAAGCTGCCCGTGGCGTGGGGCAAGAAGGACGCGGTGCCCACCACCTTCACCCTGCGTCTGCCCAAAGACGGGACCTATCAGGGCTACGAAGCCTTCACGACCAAGTACAACCACGACTGCGTCGACTCTGGCGCTCATGACGTGACCGCTGGCAGCATGTGGTACTACTATCGTCCGAAGGCCTATCGCTGCAATCTGGCTGCCGAAGACGTGGTGGACGCCGTCGCCGAGGTTCGTCCCACGGGCACGCAGACCACGGGCAAGTACCCCGAGTATCACAAGGTGTGGGAGGACGACGTCCTCAAGGTCGTGGCGATCTACGGCAAGTACGAGGACGGTGCCACGACGAGCAGCGACGCCGGCATCGCGGCTTTCAACGAGTTCTCGAACGCGGTCAAGTCCAAGCTGTCTCCCCACGGGCTGACGACCACCCCCGCCGACGTGCCCTACAACCCGGGTATCGCCATGCCGGACATCGTCTTCAATGCGACTCTGCCCGACGGCAAGACCGTCGAGGTGACGGCGCTTCTCGTCGACAACGTGCGAACTGCCGGCACCCAATTCAACCAGCGCTACGCCTCGCTGACCCCGACCGCGGACTTCATCGTCTACAACGGCCACGCTGGTCTTGGCGCGAACGTGCGCGCCCTGGCGCAGAAGGGCAAGTGGCAGGCAGGACAGTACGTCGTGGTGTTCATGAACGGTTGCGACACCTACGCCTACGTGGACTCGGAGCTGTGGGATGCCCACGCCGCGGTCAACAGCGACGACCCCATCGGCACCAAGTACGTGGACATCGTGACCAACGCCATGCCCTCGTACTTCAGCAACATGCCCGAGGCGACCATGGCCATCTTCAGTGGTCTGATGGCCCACGATGCGCCCGCGACCTACGAGAAGATCTTCAAGGAAGTGTCTAGCTCCCAGATCGTTCTGGTGAGCGGCGAAGAAGACAACGAGTACGTCCCCGGTGGTGGCGGCGGTCAGCCCGAAGTCTGGCCCGGCATGGACGAGTCGGGCAGCGTGGCGAAGAACGACGAGGTGCGCTTCGAGACGCCGACCCTGGAAGCCGGGACCTACACCTTCAACATGACCGGCAGCGGCGATGCGGATCTGTACGTTCGCGTTGGACAGGCGCCGACGACGACGCTCTACGACTGCCGGCCGTACCGCTACGGCACGAAGGAGAGCTGCGCGGTCGAGATCACGACGCCTGCACCGGTGCACGTCATGGTGCGCGGTTGGGCCGCGAACTCCAACTTCACCCTGGTTGGCGCCAAAGAGTAG
- a CDS encoding MYXO-CTERM sorting domain-containing protein, which translates to MKLRTVFASTLMLFAATACEDLPPGNVKDPHYWGNAFLKKYESELVVGQLEASPGKLAKPRVVLLITGVTIPAKWFEPIEARLTRDGFIPVVYEPPELLSGDLEQNTKWLGDVIEKVKADYKQDTIDILAECTGGVIARHYIQSLGGAKNVARMVTFISPQHGVGKAPMAAAVAGWPALYDLSPGSKFLTAVNQAPLPKDVAFTSIYSCTDEYIQPYQSSIIPGAKNIGLCNGFVGHFEFFYNPAIYKIMYDELVAPAPKDMPGSTGSGGSGSGNGGSGSGSGGAGGAAGFGNGGWGAVAGAAGSAGAAGDGFGESAGAAGAGAQPSTNEGPTNGAPADDFEPYDGGGCSTGGSAPEGGALWLALAALGMAWQRRRAIGSRD; encoded by the coding sequence ATGAAGCTCCGAACCGTTTTCGCCTCCACTTTGATGCTGTTTGCCGCCACCGCCTGCGAAGACCTGCCTCCGGGCAACGTCAAGGACCCGCACTACTGGGGCAATGCGTTCCTGAAGAAGTACGAAAGTGAGCTGGTGGTGGGGCAGCTCGAAGCGAGCCCCGGCAAGCTGGCAAAGCCTCGGGTCGTGCTGCTGATCACCGGCGTGACGATCCCTGCCAAGTGGTTCGAGCCCATCGAGGCACGGCTGACCCGCGACGGCTTCATTCCCGTCGTCTACGAGCCGCCCGAGCTGCTCAGTGGAGATCTGGAACAGAACACCAAGTGGCTGGGTGACGTGATCGAGAAGGTCAAGGCCGACTACAAGCAGGACACCATCGACATTCTCGCCGAATGCACCGGCGGCGTCATTGCCCGGCATTACATCCAGTCCCTGGGTGGCGCGAAGAACGTGGCGCGCATGGTCACCTTCATCTCGCCCCAGCACGGCGTCGGCAAAGCGCCCATGGCGGCTGCGGTCGCTGGCTGGCCGGCCTTGTATGACCTGTCACCGGGCAGCAAGTTCTTGACGGCCGTGAACCAGGCGCCGCTGCCGAAAGACGTGGCGTTCACTTCGATCTACTCCTGCACCGACGAGTACATCCAGCCGTACCAGTCGTCGATCATCCCGGGTGCGAAGAACATCGGTCTGTGCAACGGCTTCGTCGGCCACTTCGAGTTCTTCTACAACCCCGCCATCTACAAGATCATGTACGACGAACTGGTCGCGCCAGCGCCGAAAGACATGCCGGGCAGCACCGGCAGCGGCGGCAGCGGTAGCGGCAACGGTGGCAGCGGCAGCGGGAGTGGTGGCGCGGGCGGCGCTGCTGGCTTCGGCAACGGCGGCTGGGGTGCGGTCGCGGGCGCAGCAGGCAGTGCCGGCGCGGCAGGCGACGGATTCGGCGAAAGCGCGGGTGCCGCTGGAGCGGGCGCGCAGCCCTCGACCAACGAGGGCCCCACGAATGGAGCGCCTGCGGACGACTTCGAACCCTACGACGGCGGGGGTTGCAGCACCGGCGGGTCCGCGCCCGAGGGCGGAGCGCTGTGGCTCGCGCTCGCGGCCCTCGGGATGGCTTGGCAGCGACGCCGCGCTATCGGCAGCCGAGACTGA
- a CDS encoding TetR/AcrR family transcriptional regulator, with protein sequence MAAKRGRPPERADRRAEILSAALQCFVDKGFYGTAIPEIAKRAGVAAGTIYHYFDSKEALVNALFRAWKTEVAQRVFTKFPYDASPREQFRVMFYEIMDFAREHPVAFAFIELHNHASYLDDESRTVDGNTKTFARSVIEGAQANGLLKPMDPVVLMELVFGAFVGVMRASYEGRIELTDDVIAAAERACWDAVSV encoded by the coding sequence ATGGCCGCCAAGCGAGGACGCCCCCCGGAGCGCGCCGACCGGCGCGCGGAGATTCTGTCGGCCGCACTGCAGTGCTTCGTCGACAAGGGCTTCTACGGCACGGCGATCCCTGAGATCGCCAAGCGCGCGGGCGTAGCCGCCGGCACCATCTACCATTACTTCGACAGCAAAGAGGCGCTGGTCAACGCGCTGTTTCGAGCGTGGAAGACGGAGGTCGCGCAGCGGGTGTTCACGAAGTTCCCCTACGACGCGTCCCCCCGCGAGCAGTTCCGCGTGATGTTCTACGAGATCATGGACTTTGCGCGCGAGCATCCCGTGGCCTTCGCCTTCATCGAGCTGCACAACCACGCCTCCTACCTAGACGACGAGAGCCGCACCGTGGACGGCAATACGAAGACCTTCGCGCGCAGCGTGATCGAGGGCGCCCAGGCCAACGGCTTGCTCAAACCCATGGACCCCGTCGTGCTGATGGAGCTCGTGTTCGGTGCCTTCGTCGGCGTCATGCGCGCGAGCTACGAAGGCCGCATCGAGCTGACCGACGACGTGATCGCGGCCGCCGAGCGAGCCTGCTGGGACGCCGTCAGCGTTTGA